In one window of Micromonospora cathayae DNA:
- a CDS encoding phage tail protein — translation MAISAGQLGGMLGDPNQTAQGLASGGLAQLFRSGPGVRRTDKLGLAMRFQVTIGDVKLGLWRSCRGLRADFKPEVVRVTGDYVGQYHLPGEVSYPPVVLERAVHREHSAQLQQWLVGVLRSWQDGTGDDTRTTARITLLDADGEPVNSWLLYGVRPSSWTGPDLAADTNQVAVERLELVHEGFFPDLQARAETAELSEPTIGTVSFAYNPAKMTITRSSRPSQLIGQGRGVVLASDDALRVMAGEVLLVGAGVAGDVQKLIAFSGQQAGNGGGGPDARQDVLPKLTFTWGKLSMTVNLSTLNVNLTRFDGQGQPVRAQATLDLVVIEGEIFPRTPGAPVPPRTVRTDPAQWRQRAAASGIDDPMRAQARGASVGARR, via the coding sequence ATGGCGATCTCCGCAGGGCAGCTCGGCGGGATGCTGGGCGACCCGAACCAGACCGCGCAGGGGCTGGCCTCCGGCGGTCTGGCCCAGCTGTTCCGCAGCGGGCCGGGCGTACGGCGGACCGACAAGCTCGGCCTCGCCATGCGGTTCCAGGTGACCATCGGCGACGTCAAGCTCGGGCTGTGGCGGTCCTGCCGGGGGCTGCGGGCCGACTTCAAGCCCGAGGTGGTCCGGGTGACCGGGGACTACGTCGGCCAGTACCACCTGCCGGGCGAGGTGAGCTACCCGCCGGTGGTGCTGGAACGGGCCGTGCACCGGGAACACTCGGCGCAGTTGCAGCAGTGGCTGGTCGGCGTGCTGCGGTCCTGGCAGGACGGCACCGGCGACGACACCCGCACCACCGCCCGGATCACCCTGCTCGACGCTGACGGCGAACCCGTCAACAGTTGGCTGCTGTACGGGGTACGGCCGTCCTCGTGGACCGGGCCGGACCTGGCCGCCGACACCAACCAGGTGGCGGTGGAACGCCTGGAGCTGGTACACGAGGGTTTCTTCCCCGACCTCCAGGCCCGGGCGGAGACCGCCGAGCTGTCCGAGCCGACCATCGGCACCGTCTCGTTCGCGTACAACCCGGCGAAGATGACCATTACCCGGTCCTCCCGACCCAGCCAGTTGATCGGGCAGGGCCGGGGCGTGGTGCTCGCCTCCGACGACGCGCTGCGGGTGATGGCCGGTGAGGTGCTGCTGGTCGGCGCGGGCGTGGCCGGGGACGTGCAGAAGCTGATCGCGTTCTCCGGCCAGCAGGCGGGCAACGGCGGCGGTGGCCCGGACGCCCGGCAGGACGTGCTGCCCAAGCTCACCTTCACCTGGGGCAAGCTGTCCATGACGGTCAACCTGAGCACCCTGAACGTCAACCTCACCCGGTTCGACGGGCAGGGCCAGCCGGTCCGCGCCCAGGCCACCCTCGACCTGGTCGTGATCGAGGGGGAGATCTTCCCGAGGACCCCCGGCGCGCCGGTGCCGCCCCGTACGGTACGGACCGATCCGGCGCAGTGGCGGCAGCGCGCGGCGGCCAGCGGCATCGACGACCCGATGCGGGCCCAGGCCAGGGGCGCGTCCGTCGGGGCCCGGCGGTGA
- a CDS encoding eCIS core domain-containing protein, whose amino-acid sequence MAWPLRLRRPFRSPRATTGPTAPPTPTEWSSSAGSSWAEPVVGAAAGPMVGARATVGPGGGWATGRDLAGSVPPLTVAPLPAMVTVGPPRITAAEALLTAPTVPDPGPAFRGRPAGPAAGPSGTVGRRAEPQATIRVLPVVTPSVPDRATLTTTGRDAVGAPRPSEAASPTPDPATARPAKPDPATPDPATPDPATADRAAIDRATPDAPDAASDAAARSAARFAAAGLPTAEVWPPPGFEDVYRAAEITRAAEAAYAAARTRSGSAPGREQGAPYPTDRSPGTAGSPPASLPGPSDDPSTGPLDGLSSGSLDGFPSGPLDGRTLRPVEVVSRAARTAPPRPASGVEPTVAAGPGDSPSATAGRTDTDSGNGNAAAERLAPATPRRPAGPAGAGEGPAALSPARFLTRRADTPPVSTDTRPEPTRPASAEHPGATTRAGSPAGPPVGDTVPAVASGPVDSPGPVGLPWPVDSVPDALPPTQVRGSLAAAVPVESTTRRPAHVPEPVHVPEPVHVPESVHLHESGHAPESAGVPVDDPLSLPPAGVAGPGQPGTVGATTTTGAPTPGASAPSARYPAPPAGPATGTPVVADPWPAPVSVSGPVPVTAGRAAPTAEPSTMGTPPAGPSGRPPAVPLRHRADLSDLPERAAPPASSPPAPPGMPVPTMLSAPTMLPEPAVPSVPAGLLVAGQPEPVPAALVAGFRHRYGVDVSDVPVRRDPAATLEVRQAGARAATRDGEVLLPADAGPLDAPPVRALLAHELAHVVQQRVLGATPPAESTAVGRDLEARALAAEYAFGDGSQPAGLGAAVPPLPLVAPGSPGLSGGPSAGPAAPVAGRPAAPPTPPTAGPLGTTGPSGPIGAAGAASPVSPISTAGPVGTWGTTPGGGLTWRADPGRATPGGPAAATSTGPGGSLPGAAPLPGGPAAPTGQPLQRAPAGGSVDALADLRELVRAEVARQEDPQSDGPAGPDLDPASALAVLRAEVAAATSPPAVDRDSGRLAEVRGAVEQLRGELRTASGREEALVARLDRDAAEVRALVRDRLPTRSVDLDSPADLEELAARLYGRLRGRLRQELLVDRERSGRLTGFG is encoded by the coding sequence ATGGCCTGGCCGCTCCGGCTCCGCCGGCCGTTCCGGTCACCTCGCGCGACGACCGGGCCGACCGCCCCACCCACCCCGACCGAGTGGTCGTCGTCGGCGGGATCGTCGTGGGCCGAACCGGTGGTCGGCGCGGCGGCCGGGCCGATGGTCGGGGCACGGGCCACCGTGGGGCCCGGTGGCGGCTGGGCCACCGGCCGCGACCTGGCCGGGTCGGTGCCCCCGCTGACCGTCGCCCCGTTGCCGGCCATGGTCACCGTCGGCCCACCCCGGATCACGGCGGCGGAGGCGCTGCTGACGGCACCGACCGTCCCGGACCCCGGCCCGGCATTCCGGGGCCGACCCGCCGGCCCGGCCGCCGGTCCTTCGGGAACGGTGGGACGCCGTGCCGAGCCCCAGGCCACCATCCGCGTCCTACCGGTGGTCACCCCGTCGGTCCCCGACCGGGCCACGCTGACCACGACCGGCCGGGACGCCGTCGGCGCACCCCGACCGTCCGAGGCCGCATCCCCGACCCCCGACCCAGCCACCGCCCGCCCAGCCAAGCCCGACCCAGCCACCCCCGACCCAGCCACCCCCGACCCAGCCACCGCTGACCGGGCCGCCATTGACCGGGCCACCCCCGACGCACCCGATGCGGCATCCGACGCGGCGGCCCGGTCCGCCGCCCGGTTCGCCGCCGCCGGCCTGCCCACCGCCGAGGTCTGGCCGCCGCCCGGGTTCGAGGACGTCTACCGGGCCGCGGAGATCACCCGGGCGGCGGAGGCGGCCTACGCGGCTGCCCGTACCCGTTCGGGTTCCGCGCCGGGGCGGGAACAAGGCGCGCCGTACCCCACCGACCGGTCGCCCGGCACCGCCGGATCTCCGCCCGCGTCACTACCCGGACCGTCAGACGACCCGTCGACCGGCCCGCTGGACGGGCTTTCGTCCGGCTCACTGGACGGCTTTCCGTCCGGTCCGCTGGACGGCCGGACGCTCCGCCCGGTCGAGGTGGTCTCCCGGGCCGCCCGGACGGCCCCGCCCCGCCCGGCGTCCGGGGTGGAACCAACCGTCGCCGCCGGACCGGGCGACAGCCCGTCGGCCACCGCCGGCCGTACCGACACCGACAGCGGGAACGGGAACGCCGCAGCCGAGCGGCTGGCCCCGGCCACCCCGAGGCGGCCCGCCGGCCCGGCGGGCGCGGGGGAGGGGCCGGCCGCGCTGTCACCGGCCCGGTTCCTGACCCGCCGGGCGGACACGCCGCCGGTGTCCACCGACACCCGGCCGGAGCCCACCCGGCCGGCGTCCGCCGAGCACCCCGGCGCGACGACCCGGGCCGGATCACCGGCCGGGCCGCCGGTCGGGGACACCGTTCCGGCGGTAGCGTCCGGGCCGGTCGACTCTCCCGGTCCGGTGGGGCTGCCGTGGCCGGTGGACTCCGTGCCGGACGCGCTGCCGCCGACGCAGGTACGAGGCTCGCTGGCCGCCGCCGTACCGGTGGAATCCACCACCCGACGACCGGCCCACGTCCCTGAGCCTGTCCACGTCCCTGAGCCTGTCCACGTCCCTGAGTCGGTCCACCTCCACGAGTCGGGCCACGCCCCTGAGTCTGCGGGCGTCCCGGTCGACGATCCGCTGTCGCTCCCGCCGGCCGGTGTCGCCGGCCCCGGGCAGCCCGGGACGGTCGGGGCGACGACGACCACGGGCGCGCCCACCCCTGGAGCTTCCGCCCCGTCCGCGCGGTACCCGGCACCCCCGGCCGGGCCGGCCACCGGTACGCCGGTGGTAGCGGACCCGTGGCCGGCGCCGGTATCCGTCAGCGGACCGGTGCCGGTCACGGCCGGTCGGGCCGCCCCGACGGCCGAGCCGTCCACGATGGGGACACCGCCGGCCGGTCCGTCGGGTCGACCGCCGGCCGTGCCACTGCGGCACCGGGCCGACCTGTCCGACCTACCGGAGCGGGCCGCGCCGCCGGCGTCATCCCCACCGGCTCCACCCGGGATGCCCGTCCCGACCATGCTGTCCGCCCCGACCATGCTTCCCGAGCCGGCGGTACCGTCCGTCCCGGCCGGACTGCTCGTCGCCGGGCAGCCGGAACCGGTGCCTGCCGCGCTGGTGGCCGGCTTCCGGCACCGGTACGGGGTGGACGTCTCGGACGTACCGGTGCGGCGCGACCCGGCGGCCACCCTCGAGGTACGCCAGGCCGGTGCCCGCGCCGCGACCCGCGACGGCGAGGTGCTGCTGCCGGCGGACGCCGGTCCGCTCGACGCGCCACCGGTACGGGCGTTGCTGGCCCACGAACTGGCCCACGTGGTGCAGCAGCGGGTGCTCGGTGCCACGCCCCCGGCCGAGTCGACCGCCGTCGGGCGGGACCTGGAGGCCCGTGCCCTGGCCGCCGAGTACGCCTTCGGCGACGGTTCGCAGCCGGCCGGCCTGGGCGCGGCGGTGCCCCCGCTGCCCCTGGTGGCCCCCGGGAGCCCCGGCCTGTCCGGTGGCCCGTCCGCTGGCCCGGCTGCGCCGGTGGCCGGCCGGCCGGCCGCTCCGCCGACTCCGCCGACGGCCGGCCCGCTCGGTACGACCGGTCCGAGCGGCCCCATCGGCGCGGCCGGAGCGGCCAGCCCGGTCAGCCCCATCAGCACGGCCGGTCCGGTCGGCACCTGGGGGACCACCCCGGGCGGCGGCCTGACCTGGCGGGCCGACCCCGGCCGGGCCACCCCGGGCGGTCCGGCGGCGGCGACGTCGACCGGTCCGGGCGGTTCGTTGCCGGGCGCTGCGCCCCTGCCGGGCGGCCCGGCGGCTCCGACCGGGCAGCCACTGCAACGGGCTCCGGCGGGCGGCTCCGTCGACGCCCTGGCCGACCTGCGTGAGCTGGTCCGGGCCGAGGTGGCCCGGCAGGAGGACCCGCAGTCGGACGGGCCGGCCGGGCCGGACCTGGACCCGGCGTCGGCGCTGGCCGTGCTGCGGGCCGAGGTGGCCGCCGCGACCAGCCCACCCGCCGTCGACCGGGACAGTGGCCGGCTGGCCGAGGTACGTGGCGCGGTGGAGCAGCTCCGCGGTGAACTGCGGACCGCGAGCGGCCGGGAGGAAGCGCTGGTGGCCCGCCTCGACCGGGACGCCGCCGAGGTGCGTGCCCTGGTCCGGGACCGGCTGCCGACCCGGTCCGTCGACCTGGACAGCCCCGCCGACCTGGAGGAACTGGCCGCTCGCCTGTACGGGCGGTTGCGCGGTCGGCTCCGGCAGGAACTCCTGGTCGACCGGGAACGCAGCGGACGACTGACCGGCTTCGGCTGA
- a CDS encoding phage tail protein, with protein sequence MRGLADVRMPYPIAGFLPALLQEDDLLVRWTEGLDEVLAPVVSTLDCLDAYLDPWLAPPDFLLWLGEWVGAYLDENWPVDRQRAMVAAAVATHRLRGTVPGLRELLELATGGEVEVVDSGGVSWSTRPDPSADPATEPDPPARLHVRVRATGPDPVPRHALTELIRAAVPAHVVTTLEVADHDRLS encoded by the coding sequence ATGCGCGGCCTGGCCGACGTACGGATGCCGTACCCGATCGCCGGTTTCCTGCCCGCCCTGTTGCAGGAGGACGACCTGCTGGTGCGGTGGACCGAGGGCCTCGACGAGGTGCTCGCCCCGGTGGTGTCCACGCTGGACTGTCTCGACGCGTACCTCGATCCGTGGCTGGCCCCGCCGGACTTCCTGCTCTGGCTCGGTGAGTGGGTCGGCGCGTACCTGGACGAGAACTGGCCGGTCGACCGGCAGCGGGCGATGGTGGCCGCTGCGGTCGCCACCCACCGGCTGCGCGGCACGGTGCCCGGTCTGCGGGAACTGCTGGAGCTGGCCACCGGCGGCGAGGTGGAGGTCGTGGACTCGGGTGGGGTGAGCTGGTCGACCCGCCCCGACCCCTCCGCCGACCCGGCCACCGAACCGGACCCGCCGGCCCGGCTGCACGTCCGGGTCCGGGCGACCGGACCCGACCCGGTACCCCGGCACGCCCTGACCGAGCTGATCCGCGCGGCCGTGCCGGCGCACGTCGTGACGACCCTGGAGGTGGCCGATCATGATCGTCTGTCGTGA
- a CDS encoding GPW/gp25 family protein codes for MQADVIGTGCAFPLRVQPHGGLAMVGGTALLEQAMCVILATYPGERPMRPEFGSRLRDFVFEPTTGQTRRAVAVEVRTALERWETRAEIDEVTVTDDPSGGDGLLHIEVRYRVRGTDDPHSLHLDLRTLPGDGAPAGTEVLG; via the coding sequence ATGCAGGCCGACGTCATCGGCACCGGGTGTGCCTTCCCGCTGCGGGTCCAGCCCCACGGCGGGCTCGCCATGGTCGGCGGGACCGCCCTGCTGGAGCAGGCGATGTGCGTGATCCTGGCGACGTACCCGGGCGAACGCCCGATGCGGCCGGAGTTCGGTTCCCGGCTGCGCGACTTCGTCTTCGAACCGACCACCGGGCAGACCCGTCGCGCCGTCGCGGTCGAGGTCCGTACCGCGCTGGAACGGTGGGAGACCCGGGCCGAGATCGACGAGGTCACCGTCACCGACGACCCGTCCGGCGGCGACGGGCTGCTGCACATCGAGGTCCGGTACCGGGTACGCGGCACCGACGACCCGCACAGCCTGCACCTGGACCTGCGCACCCTGCCCGGCGACGGTGCCCCGGCCGGTACGGAGGTGCTCGGCTGA
- a CDS encoding putative baseplate assembly protein has product MALPAPALDDRGYDDLVADARQLIADRCPEWTDLHPADPGVTLIETFASLTDQLIYRLNRVPDRLYVKFLELIGVRLVPPTAARTALTFWLSTPARATQVVPAGTQAVTVADGDEPLVFTTLADLTVPPCALTHLRVRTADGLTDQTTALELGGPVPAFSAVPQPGDELLVGLDRAVGGCALRLEFEGRVDGVGVNPLHPPLRWEARGADGWRECEVSLDETGALNRPGAILLHVPGDHQATLVDGVLAGWLRARVVPPGEGQPGYRASPMILGLAANTVGGTTEAVHADLVDDEQIGESEGVPGQRFPVSRRPVLVGLGDPVLEVSSTDGWQPWTPVDHFAGSGPDDPHFLLDGVTGEVVLGPAVRQPDGTLRRHGAVPARGARLRLRRYAVGGGSRGNVGVGAVSGLRTSVPYVAGVENRRPASGGVDGETLDEARRRGPLTLRSRDRAVTAEDHEVIARQAAPELARVRCVPSDGDGPPTARILVVPAAPAERGRLRLEDLIPAEASLARVAERLDATRLIGTRVVVEPPRYRGVTVVARVVARPRVRLDRVREEGLAALYGFLSPLTGGGPDGRGWPFGRPVQAGELFAVLQRVRGVELVEDLRLFSANPVTGERGAEAGRIDVEPDSLVFSFEHQLRVEEH; this is encoded by the coding sequence ATGGCGCTGCCCGCCCCCGCCCTCGACGACCGCGGGTACGACGACCTGGTCGCCGACGCCCGTCAGCTCATCGCGGACCGCTGCCCGGAGTGGACCGACCTGCACCCGGCCGACCCCGGGGTGACCCTGATCGAGACCTTCGCGTCCCTGACCGACCAGCTCATCTACCGGCTCAACCGGGTGCCCGACCGGCTCTACGTGAAGTTCCTGGAGCTGATCGGGGTACGCCTGGTGCCACCCACCGCGGCCCGGACCGCCCTGACGTTCTGGCTCTCCACGCCGGCCCGCGCCACCCAGGTCGTGCCGGCCGGCACCCAGGCGGTCACCGTCGCCGACGGCGACGAGCCGCTGGTCTTCACCACCCTGGCCGACCTGACCGTGCCGCCGTGCGCGCTGACCCACCTGCGGGTCCGTACCGCCGACGGGCTCACCGACCAGACCACCGCCCTGGAACTCGGCGGCCCGGTGCCGGCGTTCTCCGCCGTACCGCAGCCCGGCGACGAACTGCTGGTCGGGCTGGACCGGGCGGTCGGCGGCTGCGCTCTCCGGCTGGAGTTCGAGGGCCGGGTCGACGGGGTGGGCGTCAACCCGCTGCACCCGCCGCTGCGCTGGGAGGCGCGCGGCGCGGACGGCTGGCGGGAGTGCGAGGTCAGCCTGGACGAGACCGGCGCGCTGAACCGGCCCGGCGCGATCCTGCTGCATGTACCCGGGGACCACCAGGCCACCCTGGTCGACGGCGTCCTGGCCGGCTGGCTGCGGGCCCGGGTGGTGCCACCCGGGGAGGGGCAGCCCGGCTACCGCGCGTCGCCGATGATCCTGGGGCTGGCCGCGAACACCGTCGGAGGTACCACCGAGGCGGTGCACGCCGACCTGGTCGACGACGAGCAGATCGGCGAGTCGGAGGGGGTACCCGGCCAGCGGTTCCCGGTGTCCCGCCGGCCGGTGCTGGTCGGGCTCGGCGACCCGGTGCTGGAGGTCAGTTCGACGGACGGCTGGCAGCCGTGGACCCCGGTCGACCACTTCGCCGGCAGCGGCCCGGACGACCCGCACTTCCTGCTCGACGGGGTCACCGGCGAGGTGGTGCTCGGCCCGGCGGTCCGGCAGCCGGACGGCACGCTCCGCCGGCACGGTGCCGTACCGGCCCGGGGTGCCCGGCTGCGGCTGCGCCGGTACGCGGTGGGCGGCGGCAGCCGGGGCAACGTCGGCGTCGGCGCGGTGTCCGGGCTGCGCACCTCCGTGCCGTACGTGGCCGGGGTGGAGAACCGCCGCCCGGCCAGCGGCGGGGTGGACGGGGAGACCCTGGACGAGGCGCGCCGCCGGGGGCCGCTGACCCTGCGCAGCCGGGACCGGGCGGTGACCGCCGAGGACCACGAGGTGATCGCCCGGCAGGCCGCCCCGGAACTGGCCCGGGTCCGGTGCGTGCCCAGCGACGGCGACGGCCCGCCGACGGCCCGGATCCTGGTCGTTCCGGCCGCGCCGGCCGAGCGGGGCCGGCTGCGGTTGGAGGACCTGATCCCGGCCGAGGCCAGCCTGGCCCGGGTGGCCGAGCGGCTGGACGCCACCCGGCTGATCGGTACCCGGGTGGTCGTCGAGCCGCCCCGCTACCGGGGGGTGACCGTGGTGGCCCGGGTGGTCGCCCGCCCCCGGGTCCGGCTCGACCGGGTACGCGAGGAGGGCCTGGCCGCCCTGTACGGCTTCCTCAGCCCGCTGACCGGCGGCGGCCCGGACGGGCGGGGCTGGCCGTTCGGCCGCCCGGTGCAGGCCGGTGAACTCTTCGCGGTGCTGCAACGGGTCCGGGGCGTGGAGCTGGTGGAGGACCTGCGGCTGTTCAGCGCCAACCCGGTGACCGGGGAGCGGGGCGCCGAGGCGGGCCGGATCGACGTGGAACCGGACAGCCTGGTCTTCTCCTTCGAGCACCAGCTCCGGGTGGAGGAGCACTGA
- a CDS encoding phage tail protein: protein MAGGLSTGARFMGGFFEVTGVNHRYLVVIDDERYNLGSWSRVSGLGVTWQVCEYRAGDSNDVFSYVGTPNYSRIRLSRAVCFDSQVVQEWLCQQARRYRPLSGSIQLVDSLGLKIVGWELKHFFPVGWSVSELDPSRAGVAVETLELAHTGFLDDDVSFSL from the coding sequence ATGGCGGGCGGTCTCTCCACCGGGGCCCGGTTCATGGGCGGCTTCTTCGAGGTCACCGGGGTCAATCACCGGTACCTGGTGGTCATCGACGACGAGCGGTACAACCTCGGCTCCTGGTCGCGGGTGTCCGGGCTGGGCGTGACCTGGCAGGTCTGCGAGTACCGGGCCGGGGACAGCAACGACGTCTTCAGCTACGTGGGCACCCCGAACTACAGCCGGATCCGGCTCAGCCGGGCGGTCTGCTTCGACTCGCAGGTGGTCCAGGAGTGGCTCTGCCAGCAGGCCCGGCGGTACCGGCCGCTCAGCGGCAGCATCCAGCTCGTCGACAGTCTCGGACTCAAGATCGTCGGTTGGGAGCTGAAGCACTTCTTCCCGGTCGGCTGGTCGGTGTCCGAACTCGACCCGAGCCGCGCCGGGGTGGCCGTGGAGACCCTCGAACTGGCCCACACCGGATTCCTCGACGACGACGTCTCCTTCTCCCTCTGA